In bacterium (Candidatus Blackallbacteria) CG13_big_fil_rev_8_21_14_2_50_49_14, the following are encoded in one genomic region:
- the cas6f gene encoding type I-F CRISPR-associated endoribonuclease Cas6/Csy4, with protein sequence MEVFQQLTLLPTPEAGVYFLWEKIFQQVHLALVEIQNPDGQISVGISFPDYDGQSHFLGERCRFFATERDLLEKLRMKQWLSRFNDYVDLSGIRDVPDRIDTYAVYRRLQPKSSIERLARRKAKREGLSFEQAMAFLQSFKPQEVRTPYILMNSHSSERRFQLFIQKEVVENPVSGYFSTYGLSSHSTVPEF encoded by the coding sequence ATGGAGGTTTTTCAACAACTTACCCTTCTTCCCACACCAGAGGCCGGTGTTTATTTTTTATGGGAAAAAATATTTCAACAGGTTCACTTGGCCTTGGTTGAGATCCAGAACCCTGATGGCCAGATTTCTGTTGGCATTTCTTTTCCTGATTACGATGGGCAATCTCATTTTTTGGGTGAGCGTTGCAGGTTCTTTGCAACTGAAAGAGATTTATTGGAAAAACTTAGAATGAAACAATGGCTCTCACGTTTCAATGACTATGTTGATTTATCCGGTATAAGAGATGTTCCTGATCGGATTGATACTTATGCTGTTTATCGGCGTCTACAACCAAAATCTAGCATTGAACGTTTGGCGCGTCGAAAGGCAAAGCGAGAGGGACTTTCTTTTGAGCAGGCAATGGCATTTCTGCAAAGTTTTAAACCTCAAGAAGTGAGAACGCCTTATATTCTGATGAATAGTCATAGCTCTGAACGTCGGTTTCAGCTGTTTATTCAAAAAGAAGTGGTTGAGAATCCTGTGTCTGGGTATTTCTCAACCTATGGTTTAAGTAGTCACTCAACCGTGCCAGAATTTTGA